The DNA segment GACAGCGGGATACAGCGGCGAGAGCGTGACCGCCATATCAGGAAATATCGGTCAGGCGCGGGAAAGGTTGGCCTTCGCCTCGGAGGCGCTGACCCAGGCGAGGACCGCACTCTCCGGCGATGGCGATGGCGATGGCGATGGCGATGGCGATGGCGATGGCGATAGCGATAGCGATGGCGATAGCGATAGCGATGGCGACGGCAACGGCAACGGCGACGGCAACGGCGACGGCGACGGCAAGGGCGATGGCAACGGCGAGCTGGCGGTGACGGGAAGGGCTGCTGCGGCGCTTGCCGTACGAGCCGCTGAGCAGGCCATCGATCAAGCCGGACAGCTGGTCGCCGCGATCTCCAAGGTCGCCGCTGATCTGCCTGCCGCGAAGGCGGCCGCCGGCGCGCTGATCGCCGAGATCGAGGCGGAGATCGTCGCGGGCCGGGATGCGCTGGCCGGGGCTGCTGCCGGCCGTGCCGCCGTGGGAGGGGCCGGGTCCGGGTCGCACGGCGGTTCGCTGGAGACGGCTGTCGCCGGTGGGGAGCAGGCTGTCGCTCGGGCTCGGGAGGAGCTGGCGTCCGCCAGGCCCGATCCGGTCGCCGTCGTGGCCCGGCTGCAGACCGCCGACGCCGCTCTGGACGCCGCCCTCGCCGTGGCCCGTGACCAGGCGGAGCGGGACGGCCGGGCCCGGGCCGTACTCGCTCAGACTCTCCCCATGGCCCGCGCCGAGATCGGGGCGGCGAACGACTTCGTCACCACGAGGCGAGGGGCGGTGGGGCCGGATGCCCGAGGACGCCTGTCCGAAGCCCTGCGGCATCTGTCCCTCGCCGAGCAGCTGGCTCTCACCGACCCGAACGCGGCAGTGAACGAGGTGGCACAGGCGCGCCGGCTGGCTGCCGCGGCCACCCATGCGGCGCAGGCCGACGTGAACTCCTGGGCCGGACCCGGTGCCGACGCCGGTTCGGTGGCGGGCGCCGTGCTGGGTGGCATCCTCTCGGGAGCGATGCGATCAGGCGGCCGGGGCCACGGCGGCGGCTGGGGCCCGGGCGGCTTCGGGGGCGGTGGCTTCGGCGGCGGTGGCTTCGGCGGCGGTGGCTTCGGCGGCAGCGGATCCCGGGCCCGGCGTACCGGCGGAGGCGGCGGCAGGCGCGGAGGAGGCGGCCGCTTCTGATCCGGGCCAGTCAGGAGAAACGGTAGCCGGCGAGGCGCGGCCCTCAGGTGAGGGAGTCGGCGACCCGGTGACCCGTGCCCGCTCCGACCAGGATCAGCAGGCCGGCCGCCAGGACGACGAAGCCGGGCGGACTGCGGTGCGCGCCGAGCGGCAACAGGCCTCCGGCCACCGCCGCCGGCGTCCCGATGAAGACGCCGAACGCGGCCGGATCGTCCTTCTGGCGATTGGCGGCATCAACGTGGAGAGCGTTCACATCAGCATGTCCACCCACGTGAACGCAAGTATTGACAGATTTAATGTTATCGATAACATCGGCCGGTAACACGGTCGTAACCTCCCCGCTCGAACGGAGGACATCCCCATGCCGTCCCGTTCCCGATGGGCCCTGATTCCCCTGATCAGCGCCCTGCTGCTGACCCTCCTGGCGCGCCCCGCGGCTGCCGCCGACCCGTTCACCGCCTACCTGATGGCCCACTTCACCGGTGAGAGCGCCACCGGTGAGCAGATCTACTTCGCGACCAGCACCGACGGCCTGCACTGGACCGACCTCAACGGCTCCCAGCCGGTGCTGATGTCGGCGGTGGGGGAGAAGGGCGTCCGCGATCCCAGCCTGGTGCGCTCGCCGGCGGGCGACAAGTTCTGGCTGCTCGCCACGGATCTGCGGATCGCCAGTGGCAAGGGCTGGGACGCCGCCCAGCACGCCGGCAGCACCAAGCTGGTGATCTGGGAGTCCGCCGACCTGGTCACCTGGTCGGCGCCGCGCCTGGCCGACGTCGCCGGGAGCATCCCGCAGGCCGGTTGCGCCTGGGCGCCGGAGGCGATCTACGACCCGGAGACGGGTGACTACGTCGTCTACTGGGCGACGATCTCGCCGGCGAACGGTGTCGACAAGGCCCGGATCTACTACTCCCGGACGAAGGACTTCCGCACGTTCACTCCGGCGCAGCTCTACATCGACCGACCGGGCACGCAGGGCGTCATCGACACGCAGATCATCGAGGTGGCGGGCGGCACCGGCGGGTACCGCTACATCCGGGCGTCCGGCGACGGGCAGATCAGCGTCGAGGGCAGCAACCGGGTGCTGGGCGCCTGGACACGGCTCGGCGACCTGTCCGGTCTCGGCCTCACCGGTTCGCAGGTCGAGGGCCCGGTGCTGCACAAGTTCAACGATCGCAACGAGTGGGGTCTCTGGGTCGACCAGTACGCGTCCGGCCGCGGTTATCTCCCGCTCACCACGACGAACCCGGCAGCGCTGAGCGGTTATCGGATTCGAGGGACCGGTGAGTACGCCCTGGGTGCCTCGCGGAAGCGGCACGGCACCATTCTGCCGATCACGCAGGCGCAGCTCACCGCCCTGACCGCCAAGTGGGCCACCGCGACGACCGGCACGACGCGGCTGCAGTCGTTCAACTTCACCGACCGCTATGTCCGGCACGCCGATTTCGACGCTCGCATCGACGCCTCGGTGAGCCCGGCGGCGGATGCCCGCTGGCGCATCGTGCCCGGCCTCGCGGACAAGAGCCACGTCTCTCTCGAATCGGCCAACTTCCCGGGCTACTACCTGCGCCATTCCGACTTCGACTTCACCCTTTCCCCGTACGACGGGAGCACCGCGTTCGCGGCCGACGCCACGTTCAAGCGGATCCCGGGCCTGGCCGACGGTTCGGCCGTCTCGTTCCAGTCGTACAACCACCCCACCCGGTACCTGCGGCACTACGGCTACCTGCTGCGCCTCGACGAGATCACCACTGCCACCGGCCGTGCGGACGCCACGTTCCGCGCGGTCTCCTGAGGAGGAACCATGGCCACCCGACGCAGCCTTCTCGGCGCCGCCCTCGGCGGAGCGGTGATCTCGGCGACCGGCGGCGGCAGCCCCGCCGCCGCGGCCGAACTCCCGCCGGCCCGCGCCGATCTGGGCGTCTCCGCTTCACCGTTCCCGCTCGGTCAGGTGCGGCTCACCGCCGGCCGGCTGATGGACAACCAGACGCGTACGCTCGCCTACCTGCGGTTCGTCGACGTGGACCGGCTGCTCTACGTGTTCCGCGCCAACCACGGTGTCCCGACCGGTGGTGCCGCGGCGAACGGGGGCTGGGACGCGCCGTCGTTCCCGTTCCGCAGCCATGTTCAGGGGCACTTCCTGACCGCGTGGGCTCAGGCGTACGCGATCCTGGGTGATCTGGTCTGCCGCGACAAGGCGAACTACATGGTCGCCGAGCTGGCCCGGTGCCAGGCCGCGAACGGCTATCTGTCCGGCTTCCCGGAGGCCGACTTCACCGCCCTCGAAGCGCGGACGCTGTCGAACGGCAACGTCCCCTACTACTGCGTCCACAAGACTCTCGCCGGGTTGCTGGACGTGTGGCGCTACATCGGGAACACGCAAGCGCGCGATGTGCTGCTGAGGCTCGCGGCGTGGGTGGACACCCGTACCAAGGCGCTCTCCTCCTCTGCGATGCAGGCGATGCTGGGAACCGAGTTCGGCGGGATGAACGCCGTGCTCACCGACCTCTATCAGCAGACCGGCGACGCGCGCTGGCTGACCGTGGCGCAGCGGTTCGACCACGCCGCCGTCTTCACCCCGCTGGCGGCCGGCACGGACAGCCTCAACGGGCTGCACGCCAACACGCAGGTGCCGAAATGGATCGGCGCGGCCCGGGAGTACAAGGCGACCGGCACCACCCGGTACCGGGACATCGCGCGCAACGCGTGGAACATCACCACGGGCGCCCACACGTACGCCATCGGCGGGAACTCGCAGGCAGAGCACTTCCGGCCGGCGAACGCGATCGCCGGCTATCTCACGAACGACACCTGCGAGCACTGCAACACCGTCAACATGCTGCGGCTGACCCGTGAGCTGTGGGTGACCGAGACCGACCGGGTCGCCTACTTCGACTACTACGAGCAGGCGCTGCTCAACCACGTGCTCGGCGCGCAGAACCCGGCCGACCCGCACGGGCACGTCACCTACTTCACGCCGCTGCGGCCGGGCGGCCGGCGCGGTGTCGGACCGGCGTGGGGCGGCGGGACGTGGAGCACCGACTACACCACGTTCTGGTGCTGCCAGGGCACCGGCGTCGAGGTGAACACGCGGCTGATGGAGGCAATCTACTTCTCCAGCGGCACGACGCTGACCGTGAACCTGTTCGCGCCGTCGGTGCTGACCTGGTCGCAGCGCGGCATCACGGTCACCCAGGAGACGACCTTCCCGGCGGGGGACACGTCCACGCTGCGGCTGTCCGGCACGATGAGTGGATCGTGGAGTGTCCGGATCCGGATCCCGTCCTGGACCACCGGCGCCACGATCAGCGTGAACGGGACCGTCACGTCGGTGGCGTCCGGCGCCTACGCCACCCTCACCCGGACCTGGGCAGCCGGGGACACCATCGTGGTCAGACTGCCCATGCGGGTCGTGCTGCGGCCGGCGAACGACAACCCCGACCTGCAGGCGATCACCTACGGGCCGTCCGTGCTGGCCGGGAACTACGGTGACACGGCGCTGACGGCCGCGCCCGCCCTGACCGTCTCCTCGGTCACCCGGACCACCGCCACCGCGAACGGCGCGACCGTGAACCTCGTGCCGTTCCACGACGCGCACGCGATGAACTACACCGTCTACTGGCAGACCGCGCCCTCGGTGAAGATCGTCAACAACGCCACAGGCCTGGTGCTCGGCATCAAGGACATGGCGGTGGCCGACGGCGGCCTGGCGGTGACCTGGGGTGACACCGGGACCCCCGACCACCGGTGGGTGCGGATCACCGACGGCACGGCGGTCCGGTTCCGGAACGTGAACAGCGGCAAGGTGCTCGGCGTCGAGAACATGTCCACCGCCGACGACGCCCGCGTCCTGCAATGGGCCGACAACGGCACGGCGGATCACCGCTGGATCCTCACCGACCAGGGCGGCGGCCTCTTCAAGATCCGGAACGTGAACAGCGGGAAGCTGCTCGCCGTCCTGGGCGGCGGCACGGCGTGGGGCGTGCAGGTCGTCCAGGACGCCGACGACGGCTCAGCCGACAACCTCTGGCGCTTCTCCTCGTAGGAAGGGCGCCCGCCGTGAAGACGGCGGGCGCCACGCTTGCGGCCGTTCGGCGGAGGCTGTTCCGGGTGCGCTTCGTGAGAACGTCGGTCATCGCGGCCACCGGCATCCCGGCTCCTCTGCCGGAGAAGGACTGAGCAGCATGACGATCGCGGACACACCCGGGCACGGCGAGAACCTCCTCGTGGACGGACTCTCGCTCGCCGAATATCAGAGCCTGCGCACCGAGATCCTGAAGCTCATCGAGATGCAGGGGCAGCTCATCGCCCTGACGGTGGTCGCGTTCGGGACCGTGCTGTCGGTGGGTTTCCAGGCGAAGAACGCCGCGATCATCCTGGTGCACCCGATCCTGGCGCTCATCCTCGGCGTCTCCTGGATGAACCACGCGCACAGCGTGTGCCGCTGTGCCGCCTACATCCGGCGGAAGGAGGCGGAGTTCGGCGACATGACCCGGTTCGGCTGGGAGCATTTCGTGCAGGAGACGCCCTTCCCCAAGCACCGCGTCGGCTTCTGGGGTGTCCGGGCGATCTTCGCGATCACCGCGCTCATCGCGGTCGTGGCGAGTCTCGGTGTCGCCGTCCCGCGCGGTCCGGCGATCGCGCTGTTCGTCCTCTCCTGCCTGGTGACGATCGTGCTCTTCTGGCTCTCCTTCACCTGGCAGGAGAGTCCCACCGATCGCGGTGACCGAAGAAGGCGGGGGTTCCTCGGTCTACCGCGTCGGCGGCGTACAGGAACATCCCCGCCGACCAGCTCTGCCGCTGATGACCCATCGGACGGCCGGACAGACCGTGGAACCACTCGTTGAACTCCCACTCCTCGTCACGCCCGGCTCGATTCATCAGGGCCAGCCGTACCAGCGCGTTCTCCGCCTCGTCCCTCCGCCCGGCGGCCACCAGCGCCGCCACGTAGAACCCGCCGAGGAACGGCCAGGCACCGCCGTTGTGGTACTGGTGGGGGTAGTTCAGGTTGTACAGCCGGTAATACTCGCGCCAGTCCTTGTCGGCCTCCGTGATCGGCGGCCAGCAGGCCTTGACCGGCCACGGATCGTCGAGCCCGACCCCGGCGGCGTAATCGAGGATGCGGCCGGCCTGCGCCGGATCCGCCACACCGAAGAGGATCGCCAGCAGGTTGCCGAGGGTGTCGAACCGGTCGCCGAACTCGCGGAAGGCCATGTACGGCAGGTAGTACGGCCGATGACCCAGCACGGTGTCCACGAGCCGGGTCGGGTACTCCCACTCCTTGCGGTTCTCCCGGATCCAATCGTGGTCGCGGGCCACTTCCGGCCCGACCCAGAGAAGCTGATTGACGCGGAAGCGGATTCCGGCCGCACGGTCGTCGAAGTCGTCGCCGTCCTCACCGCGGCGGCGGGCGAGCGTGGCCATGGCACGGTTCGCCGCGTACCAGAGGACGTTCGGCAGCAGCGAGTTGTAGCGGTTCGCGAACAGGTCCGCCCAGTCCATCGATTCGTGGACTTCGAGGAGACCGCACTCGTTGACGTCCTGGTATTCCAGCCAGCGATGAGCCGCGGCGAGGGTCTGTCCACTGTGATCGCCGAGCACGTAGTGGGCCACGATGTACCACAGGGAGGCGTCGACGGCGCCGGCGAACATGGTGTCGGCGACCATGGGTGCGTCGGGCGACGGCGCGTACACATGGTTCGGGATGCGGCCGAGGCGGGACTGCATGCCGCCGGCGGAGTCCATCGACTGCCGCAGGAGCAGCTTCCCCCGGTCGTCACCGATCGCTGCCAGCCCCAGTCCCGTGATCACCGCGTCGCGGACCCAGACCTCCGGATAGGCGGCGCCGCCGGCCCGCAGCCCGGCCACGCCGACGTTCTCGTGCACCAGCGACAGTGCCTGCTCGCGGGCGGTATGGACGATCCTCTTGTCCTCGTCGCTCAGCATGCCTGGCAGCGTATCGCCGACCGGCGGCGGCAGGTCAGCCGTCGAACGAGGCGTGGTACGTCTCGAACTCGGCTCGCTGGGCGTCCAGCAGCGACGATCCGGTCGGGTAGATGTGGTCGAACATCTCCAGGGGGCGCGGATCGGGCATGGACAGGACGCGTTCGCGCAGGTCGAGGGCGAGCTTGCGGGCGTCCTCGTCGACGTCGCCGAAGAAGGCGTCGTCGGCTATCCGCTGCTTCAGCAGGAACTGTTTGACGCGGCTGATCGGGTCCTTCGCCTTCCACGACTCCACTTCACTGGCGATCCGATAACGCGAGGGGTCGTCGGAACTGGTGTGAGCGCCCATCCGGTAGGTGTACGCCTCGATCAGGGTGGGGCCCTGACCGGTGCGAGCGTGGTCGAGAGCGGTCCGGGTCACCGCGTACGAAGCAAGAACGTCGTTGCCGTCGACGCGGATGCCGGGGAAGCCGTAGCCGCCGGCACGCTGGTAGAGCGGGGCCCGGGCCTGACGTTCCAGGGGTAGCGAGATGGCGTACTGGTTGTTCTGGCAGAAGAAGACGATCGGCGCGTTGAAGACGCCGGACCAGACGAACGACTCGTTCACCTCACCCTGGCTGGTGGCGCCGTCGCCGAGATAGGCGATCACCGCCTCGCCGTCGGTGCCGCCGGTCCGGCCGTCCATGGTCACGCCCATCGAGTAGCCGGTGGCGTGCAGCGTCTGCGCCCCGATGACCAGGGTGTAGAGGTGGAATTGGTGGGCGTCCGGATCCCAGCCGCCCTGGTCGACGCCGCGGAACAGGCCGAACGGCATGATCGGGTCGATGCCGCGGCAGTAGAGGACGCCGTGTTCCCGGTAGGTCGGGAAGGCCATGTCCTGCGGCCGCAGCGCACGACCCGAGCCGACCTGCGCCGCCTCCTGCCCGAGCAGGCTCGCCCACAGCCCGAGTTCACCCTGGCGTTGCAGGGCGAGCCCTTCGGCGTCGAGTCGGCGCACCGTCACGAGGTCCCGGTAGAGGCCGCGGTACTCCTCGTCGGTGAAGTCCACCGCGTACGTGATGCCGTCGGCGGTGGTCACGCTCTCCACGTGGTCGCCGTCCGGGGTCAGCAGCTGAACGTATCCGCCGGGCGGGACGCCATGTTGATCCACATCAGGGACGCTAATACGCCGGCGGCGGTGAGCGGGTGTGTTCTCCGCCCTTGCGCCGGAGCTTCCTCCACTATCCTGCCCGAGTGACCGGTTCCCGCGGGCTCGATCTCCGGCCGTTCCAGGTGCGGGTTCCGGAGTCCGACCTGATCGATCTGCGCCGCCGCCTCGCCGCCACGCGCTGGCCCGAGCCGTCGCCCGCTTCCGGCTGGGACCACGGCATACCCCATGATCTTGTACGTCGGCTCTGCAGCTCTTGGCGAGCGGACCACGATTGGCGGGCGGCCGAATCACGGCTCAATGAGTGGCCGCAGTTCCTGGTGACGGTCGGCGGCACCGAGCTGCACGTCGTACACGCGCGCTCGGGAAGAGCCGGCGCCCTGCCGCTCGTCCTGACCCACGGCTGGCCCGGATCGGTGCTGGAGCTGATCGGGCTGGTGGGGCCGCTGGTCGACGAGTTCGACGTGGTCATCCCGTCGTTGCCCGGCTACGGCTTCAGCGCGAAACCGGCGGAACCCGGCTGGGGCATCGAGCGCATCGCCGACACCTGGGCGGCGCTGATGAGCGGGCTCGGCTACGAGCGGTACGGCGCGGCCGGCAGCGACTGGGGCACCAGTGTCTCCACCCTGCTCGCCGCCCGGCACCCCGAGCACGTCGCGGGCATCCACCTCGTCCCGCCGCTCGCCGGACCCGCCGACGGCGACGTCCTCACCGAGGCGGAGCAGGCCGCCCTCGACGCGATGCTCTCCCGGGGCCGGAACTCGTCGGCGTACTCCGAGATCCACCGCACCGCGCCGCAGACGATCGGCTACGCGCTGCTCGACTCCCCGGCCGGCCTCTGCGCGTGGATGGCGGAGAAGCTGCTCACCTGGGGTGATCTCACCTGGGATCAGGTGCTGGACCAGGTGACCTTCTACTGGCTGACCGGCACGGCGGCGTCGTCGGCACGGCTCTACGCGGAGAGCATCTCCCAGGTCTCCCGCTGGATGACGGATGGCGCGAGCGCTGGGCCGGTCCCCGTACCGATGGGGGCCTCGATCTTCGAGAATGAGATCCCCCGGCCGTCCCGGCGGCAGGCAGCGCGCCGATTCCCCGACATCCGCTATTGGGCCGAACATCCGCGCGGCGGCCACTTCCCCGCCCTCGAAGTCCCCGAACTCCTGGTCGCCGACCTGAAAGCCTTCTTCCGCCGGGTCCGCTGACCCTTTTCCCTTGAGCGCGGTGGCTAGTCTGCGCGACATGCTCATCGATCTCGCGCCCGAACCGATCAAAGGGGTCGTCTTCGACTTCCACGGCACGCTCGTCGGGGGCGGTGACACCACCCGCTGGGTCGACGCGGCGCTGCGGAAGCTGGCCGCGGACGGGCACCCGGCGCCCGAGTTGAGCGCGGCGCGGATCGTGGAACTGCGGGACCACCTCGACCACATCTGGCATCACGCCCACGCGATCGATCCGCGCAGCGAGCGCGACCTCAGCCACGAACGGCACCGGGACGTCTTCCACCGCACGGTCGCCCTGCAAGGCGTCGAACCCGCACTGATCACGGCCCTCTACGACGTGATGCCGGACCAGTGGGCGCTCTTCGACGACACCCTCCCCGTCCTCCGCGAACTGAAGGCGCGCGGCATCCGGATCGTGGTCCTCTCCAACATCGGCCTCGACATCCGCCCCCTGCTCGATCGCGCCGGCGTCGGCGCACTGGTCGACGGAGTCGTGCTCTCCTACGAGGTGGGCCTCGTCAAACCGGACCCGGCGATCTACGAGCGGGCGGTGGAGATGCTCGGGATCCCCGGTACGCAGACGCTCATGGTCGGCGACAGCCCTCGCGACGACGTCGGTGGCGTGCCGCTGGGAATCCGGACACTGATCCTGCCGCGTACGGGCGGAACGGTCCACGGCCTGGCGACCGTCCTGCAGATGACCGGCGCGCCCGCGCTCTCCGCCGGCTGACGACGGCCCTGATCTGCGAGACGGAAGCTAGACGGCCCGGGCGCGCAGGCGTACCGAGGCCAGGGCGATGATCCCCAGCATCGCCGTGGCGAAGAAGGCGGTGTAGGGCCACTCCCGGCCGGTGCTCACGCAGAGCAGGATCAGCGCCGCGTAGAAGGGCACACCCACGCCGAGGCCCACGAGCGCGCCGCGGCGGCGGTGTGCCGCGGAGCAGGGCGGGGACGCGGTGCGGCTCAGCCGGCTCGTCGCCGCGGGGAACAGGGCCCAGATCGCGCCGTTCAGGCCCGCTCCCGCGGCGATCTCGGCGATCGGGTCGCCGCGGTCCAGGAACAGGCGCACGGCGAACGCGACGACGGTGATCACGACGGACGCGACGGCATAGGTGCCGGGTTCCGCGCCCAGCCGCGCGGCGATCCGGGAACGGCGTGGCAGCGATCGCTGGTCGTCCATGCGGGACAGGTGCCCTGCATGGTGGGCGGTCACACGCCGGCCAGGAACTCCTCCATGGCGGTGCCCACGGTGGACAGGACGCCGGTGTAGGCGGTCACCGGGCCCGGCACCCGCAGCGCGTGGTCGGCCTCGGGGATCTCCAGGATCGGAACCCCGGTGGCACGGGCGGCCTCCGGGTTCCAGGCGACATCGGAGGTCCCCCCGATCAGCAGTTGAGGGGCCGGGTTCGCGGTGATCGCCGCGACCACCACAGGGTCGTGGAGGAGAGGGGTCAGCCAGATCGCGGGCAGCCGCTGCTCGGCGGCCAGGGCCGCGGCTCGGCTGCCCAGCGACTTGGCGATCAGGACCGGGCGGGCGCCGGGGTCCTCGGTGCGGGCCTTGTGGAGGGCCGCCTGCACGTGGACGCG comes from the Actinoplanes sp. OR16 genome and includes:
- a CDS encoding TPM domain-containing protein: MTVLRLRTLIAPVVVLVAALLAGPVGARADAPMRLEVQVQDMAGVIDNRAPIDDAVGELQRETGIQLFVVFVESFDGMPAQQWTDETARLSDLGDRDALLAVATVDRAYAYSFPDDARLTDAELAEVAENDIEPALARSDWSGAVIAAAAGYEDAVNGGGGLVWALLLIAVIVVGALVWALLRRRRRRTSAAPAAGPGVEELSAQANALLIELDDDLRASEREGELATAQYGAAATGRFREALAAARRDVAEAFRLRMTLEEVPAPDDPTRRRTLDRIIELCRTADARLDAESEAFDQLRDLEGRAAEVASSLDAQRATVEAALPAAEATLSGVTAGYSGESVTAISGNIGQARERLAFASEALTQARTALSGDGDGDGDGDGDGDGDSDSDGDSDSDGDGNGNGDGNGDGDGKGDGNGELAVTGRAAAALAVRAAEQAIDQAGQLVAAISKVAADLPAAKAAAGALIAEIEAEIVAGRDALAGAAAGRAAVGGAGSGSHGGSLETAVAGGEQAVARAREELASARPDPVAVVARLQTADAALDAALAVARDQAERDGRARAVLAQTLPMARAEIGAANDFVTTRRGAVGPDARGRLSEALRHLSLAEQLALTDPNAAVNEVAQARRLAAAATHAAQADVNSWAGPGADAGSVAGAVLGGILSGAMRSGGRGHGGGWGPGGFGGGGFGGGGFGGGGFGGSGSRARRTGGGGGRRGGGGRF
- a CDS encoding glycoside hydrolase family 43 protein — protein: MPSRSRWALIPLISALLLTLLARPAAAADPFTAYLMAHFTGESATGEQIYFATSTDGLHWTDLNGSQPVLMSAVGEKGVRDPSLVRSPAGDKFWLLATDLRIASGKGWDAAQHAGSTKLVIWESADLVTWSAPRLADVAGSIPQAGCAWAPEAIYDPETGDYVVYWATISPANGVDKARIYYSRTKDFRTFTPAQLYIDRPGTQGVIDTQIIEVAGGTGGYRYIRASGDGQISVEGSNRVLGAWTRLGDLSGLGLTGSQVEGPVLHKFNDRNEWGLWVDQYASGRGYLPLTTTNPAALSGYRIRGTGEYALGASRKRHGTILPITQAQLTALTAKWATATTGTTRLQSFNFTDRYVRHADFDARIDASVSPAADARWRIVPGLADKSHVSLESANFPGYYLRHSDFDFTLSPYDGSTAFAADATFKRIPGLADGSAVSFQSYNHPTRYLRHYGYLLRLDEITTATGRADATFRAVS
- a CDS encoding beta-L-arabinofuranosidase domain-containing protein produces the protein MATRRSLLGAALGGAVISATGGGSPAAAAELPPARADLGVSASPFPLGQVRLTAGRLMDNQTRTLAYLRFVDVDRLLYVFRANHGVPTGGAAANGGWDAPSFPFRSHVQGHFLTAWAQAYAILGDLVCRDKANYMVAELARCQAANGYLSGFPEADFTALEARTLSNGNVPYYCVHKTLAGLLDVWRYIGNTQARDVLLRLAAWVDTRTKALSSSAMQAMLGTEFGGMNAVLTDLYQQTGDARWLTVAQRFDHAAVFTPLAAGTDSLNGLHANTQVPKWIGAAREYKATGTTRYRDIARNAWNITTGAHTYAIGGNSQAEHFRPANAIAGYLTNDTCEHCNTVNMLRLTRELWVTETDRVAYFDYYEQALLNHVLGAQNPADPHGHVTYFTPLRPGGRRGVGPAWGGGTWSTDYTTFWCCQGTGVEVNTRLMEAIYFSSGTTLTVNLFAPSVLTWSQRGITVTQETTFPAGDTSTLRLSGTMSGSWSVRIRIPSWTTGATISVNGTVTSVASGAYATLTRTWAAGDTIVVRLPMRVVLRPANDNPDLQAITYGPSVLAGNYGDTALTAAPALTVSSVTRTTATANGATVNLVPFHDAHAMNYTVYWQTAPSVKIVNNATGLVLGIKDMAVADGGLAVTWGDTGTPDHRWVRITDGTAVRFRNVNSGKVLGVENMSTADDARVLQWADNGTADHRWILTDQGGGLFKIRNVNSGKLLAVLGGGTAWGVQVVQDADDGSADNLWRFSS
- a CDS encoding amylo-alpha-1,6-glucosidase, encoding MLSDEDKRIVHTAREQALSLVHENVGVAGLRAGGAAYPEVWVRDAVITGLGLAAIGDDRGKLLLRQSMDSAGGMQSRLGRIPNHVYAPSPDAPMVADTMFAGAVDASLWYIVAHYVLGDHSGQTLAAAHRWLEYQDVNECGLLEVHESMDWADLFANRYNSLLPNVLWYAANRAMATLARRRGEDGDDFDDRAAGIRFRVNQLLWVGPEVARDHDWIRENRKEWEYPTRLVDTVLGHRPYYLPYMAFREFGDRFDTLGNLLAILFGVADPAQAGRILDYAAGVGLDDPWPVKACWPPITEADKDWREYYRLYNLNYPHQYHNGGAWPFLGGFYVAALVAAGRRDEAENALVRLALMNRAGRDEEWEFNEWFHGLSGRPMGHQRQSWSAGMFLYAADAVDRGTPAFFGHRDRWDSPAR
- a CDS encoding thiamine pyrophosphate-dependent dehydrogenase E1 component subunit alpha — encoded protein: MDQHGVPPGGYVQLLTPDGDHVESVTTADGITYAVDFTDEEYRGLYRDLVTVRRLDAEGLALQRQGELGLWASLLGQEAAQVGSGRALRPQDMAFPTYREHGVLYCRGIDPIMPFGLFRGVDQGGWDPDAHQFHLYTLVIGAQTLHATGYSMGVTMDGRTGGTDGEAVIAYLGDGATSQGEVNESFVWSGVFNAPIVFFCQNNQYAISLPLERQARAPLYQRAGGYGFPGIRVDGNDVLASYAVTRTALDHARTGQGPTLIEAYTYRMGAHTSSDDPSRYRIASEVESWKAKDPISRVKQFLLKQRIADDAFFGDVDEDARKLALDLRERVLSMPDPRPLEMFDHIYPTGSSLLDAQRAEFETYHASFDG
- a CDS encoding epoxide hydrolase family protein translates to MTGSRGLDLRPFQVRVPESDLIDLRRRLAATRWPEPSPASGWDHGIPHDLVRRLCSSWRADHDWRAAESRLNEWPQFLVTVGGTELHVVHARSGRAGALPLVLTHGWPGSVLELIGLVGPLVDEFDVVIPSLPGYGFSAKPAEPGWGIERIADTWAALMSGLGYERYGAAGSDWGTSVSTLLAARHPEHVAGIHLVPPLAGPADGDVLTEAEQAALDAMLSRGRNSSAYSEIHRTAPQTIGYALLDSPAGLCAWMAEKLLTWGDLTWDQVLDQVTFYWLTGTAASSARLYAESISQVSRWMTDGASAGPVPVPMGASIFENEIPRPSRRQAARRFPDIRYWAEHPRGGHFPALEVPELLVADLKAFFRRVR
- a CDS encoding HAD family hydrolase; this translates as MLIDLAPEPIKGVVFDFHGTLVGGGDTTRWVDAALRKLAADGHPAPELSAARIVELRDHLDHIWHHAHAIDPRSERDLSHERHRDVFHRTVALQGVEPALITALYDVMPDQWALFDDTLPVLRELKARGIRIVVLSNIGLDIRPLLDRAGVGALVDGVVLSYEVGLVKPDPAIYERAVEMLGIPGTQTLMVGDSPRDDVGGVPLGIRTLILPRTGGTVHGLATVLQMTGAPALSAG
- a CDS encoding alpha/beta hydrolase; amino-acid sequence: MLTGILVPGRLYGTSATLFDIADVVLTARGDRIEPISWTVPSSLYDIDPEPFVRVHVQAALHKARTEDPGARPVLIAKSLGSRAAALAAEQRLPAIWLTPLLHDPVVVAAITANPAPQLLIGGTSDVAWNPEAARATGVPILEIPEADHALRVPGPVTAYTGVLSTVGTAMEEFLAGV